Proteins encoded in a region of the Sphingopyxis sp. OAS728 genome:
- the rpoZ gene encoding DNA-directed RNA polymerase subunit omega, with product MARVTVEDCVDKVPNRFDLVLLSAHRAREISGGSELTVDRDRDKNPVVALREIAEQTIRPKDLKETLVGSMQKVVVDDDDTPDEISSISRSAEALRLTAAAPPRSPAGGGSDFE from the coding sequence ATGGCCCGCGTTACCGTCGAGGATTGCGTCGACAAAGTTCCCAACCGTTTCGACCTGGTTCTGCTGTCGGCGCACCGCGCCCGCGAAATCTCGGGTGGTTCGGAGCTGACCGTCGATCGCGACCGCGACAAGAACCCCGTCGTGGCGCTGCGCGAGATCGCCGAGCAGACGATCCGTCCGAAGGATCTCAAGGAAACGCTCGTCGGCTCGATGCAGAAGGTCGTCGTCGACGACGACGATACGCCCGATGAAATCAGCTCGATCAGCCGCTCGGCCGAAGCGCTTCGCCTGACCGCCGCTGCGCCGCCGCGCAGCCCCGCGGGCGGTGGCAGCGACTTCGAATAA
- a CDS encoding MFS transporter: protein MATTSHSIPSDRMAVLFAVMLVAAAGNTAMQSILPAIGAKLHIPDVWVSLAFSWSALLWVLTAPHWARQSDKRGRKALMALGVIGFLSSMALCGVMLWLGLSGWLAAGTTFILFALFRSLYGGLGSAAPPAVQAYVAARTDPEQRTQALSLVSSSFGLGTVIGPAIAPFFILPFVGLAGPLLVFALIGLGVLIALRWRLPDDVPRFAARGAIVSYPTTGASPQTAAEEAEEQVLDPSEPHPPLKWSDKRVRPWLLAGLFGGQAQAMVLGVIGFLILDRLHLRLRPDEGAAMTGIVLMAGAFATLLSQWGLIPLLKMSPRTAVLCGATLGGLGTVMTGLSYDFHGIIIGFALASLGFGLFRPGFTAGASLSVPRRDQGSVAGMTASINGSAYIVSPAIGVLLYNWHAMVAYGLMAGFCGWLVLWGWSALKPNQPTEQRP from the coding sequence ATGGCGACGACATCGCATTCCATCCCCTCCGATCGCATGGCGGTGCTGTTTGCCGTGATGCTCGTCGCCGCCGCCGGCAACACGGCAATGCAGTCGATCCTGCCCGCAATCGGCGCGAAGCTGCATATTCCGGACGTCTGGGTCAGCCTTGCATTCAGCTGGTCGGCGCTCCTCTGGGTACTCACCGCGCCGCATTGGGCGCGCCAGTCGGACAAGCGCGGCCGCAAGGCGCTTATGGCGTTGGGCGTGATCGGCTTTCTCTCGTCGATGGCGCTTTGCGGCGTCATGCTGTGGCTGGGCCTGTCGGGCTGGCTCGCCGCAGGCACGACCTTCATCCTTTTTGCGCTTTTTCGAAGCCTTTACGGAGGGCTCGGATCGGCGGCCCCACCCGCCGTGCAAGCTTATGTCGCTGCACGTACAGACCCCGAACAGAGGACGCAGGCGTTATCGCTCGTGTCGTCGTCATTCGGTTTGGGTACGGTGATCGGCCCGGCTATCGCGCCTTTTTTTATCTTGCCCTTCGTCGGTCTCGCCGGTCCGTTGCTGGTGTTTGCACTGATCGGACTCGGCGTCCTGATCGCTCTGCGATGGCGCCTGCCAGACGATGTTCCGCGCTTTGCTGCGCGCGGCGCGATCGTATCCTATCCAACGACCGGGGCCTCGCCGCAAACCGCGGCAGAAGAGGCCGAAGAGCAAGTTCTCGATCCGAGCGAACCCCACCCTCCCCTTAAGTGGTCCGACAAGCGCGTGCGGCCTTGGCTCCTTGCCGGGCTGTTCGGCGGACAAGCGCAAGCGATGGTGCTCGGCGTCATTGGTTTCCTGATTCTCGATCGTCTGCATCTGCGGCTGCGCCCCGACGAGGGTGCCGCGATGACGGGGATCGTGTTGATGGCGGGCGCCTTCGCAACATTGCTCTCACAATGGGGCTTGATCCCGTTGCTTAAGATGTCGCCGCGCACGGCGGTGCTCTGCGGCGCCACCCTCGGCGGCCTCGGGACAGTGATGACCGGCCTGTCGTACGACTTCCACGGAATCATCATCGGCTTCGCGCTTGCGTCGCTCGGCTTCGGGCTTTTCCGCCCGGGCTTCACTGCGGGCGCATCGCTGTCGGTGCCGCGCCGCGATCAGGGAAGCGTCGCAGGCATGACCGCGTCGATCAACGGATCGGCCTATATTGTGTCGCCCGCGATCGGTGTGCTGCTCTATAATTGGCACGCGATGGTCGCGTATGGCCTGATGGCGGGCTTTTGCGGCTGGCTGGTCCTGTGGGGCTGGTCGGCGCTGAAACCGAACCAGCCCACGGAACAGCGGCCTTAG
- a CDS encoding CDC48 family AAA ATPase, whose amino-acid sequence MADAAVKEKQVKLQVANSRAEESGGGIARIPRSAMAELGVTEGDIVQISGKRQTASRVVLPYAEDEGLEVIRLDGLQRANAGAGAGDMVELSRIEARPATRVVFAPAQENLRLQGSANALKRSFFGRPVVAGDTVATAGQQRVESGDMPPQLRQMLNAPAYALAEVRLLVVSATPKGVVFIDENTEIELLPEYQEPQDARRTDVTYDDLGGLGETIDQLREMVELPLRYPELFQRLGVDPPRGVLLHGPPGTGKTRLARAVANESDAQFFLINGPEIMGSAYGESEKRLRDVFEAAAKAAPSILFIDEIDSIAPKRGQVQGEAEKRLVAQLLTLMDGLEPRTNLVVIAATNRPDAIDEALRRPGRFDREIVIGVPDESGRREILGIHTRGMPLAENVDLAELARTTFGFVGADMAALTREAAIEAVRRIMPKLDLAEGTIPAEVLEELRVTREDFNNALKRVQPSAMREVMVQAPKTRWSDIGGLDAARDKLIEGIELPLKNPEAFRRLGIRAAKGFLLYGPPGTGKTLLAKAAARESDANFISIKSSDLLSKWYGESEQQIARLFARARAVAPTIIFIDELDSLVPARGSGASGEPQVTERVVNTILAEMDGIEEMQSVVVIGATNRPNLIDPALLRPGRLDELIYVSVPNAEGRKRILEIQTGKMPLAKDVDLTVLAEKSDRFTGADLEDLTRRAGLAALKRSLDSDTVTMADFETALKDTRASVTEAMEKDYEKIQGEIKQAAMSVDPIGFFAPGMLKPVRERKHDDATD is encoded by the coding sequence TTGGCCGATGCAGCGGTAAAAGAAAAACAGGTGAAACTGCAGGTCGCGAATTCGCGTGCCGAGGAAAGCGGTGGCGGGATTGCGCGCATTCCACGCTCTGCGATGGCCGAACTCGGCGTGACGGAAGGCGATATCGTCCAGATCAGCGGCAAGCGGCAAACCGCCTCGCGTGTCGTGTTGCCCTATGCCGAAGATGAGGGGCTTGAAGTCATCCGTCTCGACGGCCTTCAGCGCGCCAATGCGGGCGCGGGCGCTGGCGATATGGTGGAACTGAGCCGCATTGAAGCGCGTCCGGCCACGCGGGTTGTTTTCGCGCCGGCGCAGGAGAATTTGCGCCTTCAGGGTTCGGCCAATGCGTTGAAGCGGAGCTTCTTCGGCCGTCCTGTGGTCGCCGGCGATACGGTCGCGACCGCGGGGCAACAGCGGGTGGAGTCGGGCGATATGCCGCCCCAGCTCCGCCAGATGCTCAACGCGCCGGCCTATGCGCTGGCCGAGGTGCGCCTGCTCGTCGTTTCCGCCACCCCCAAGGGGGTCGTCTTCATCGACGAGAATACCGAAATAGAACTGCTTCCCGAGTATCAGGAGCCGCAGGACGCCCGCCGTACCGACGTCACCTATGACGATCTCGGCGGGCTGGGCGAGACGATCGATCAGCTTCGCGAGATGGTCGAACTGCCGCTGCGCTATCCCGAACTCTTCCAGCGCCTCGGTGTCGATCCGCCGCGCGGGGTGTTGCTGCACGGCCCGCCGGGAACGGGCAAGACGCGCCTCGCGCGCGCCGTTGCCAATGAAAGCGACGCCCAATTCTTCCTGATCAACGGCCCGGAAATCATGGGTAGCGCTTACGGCGAGTCCGAGAAGCGGCTGCGCGATGTGTTCGAAGCTGCGGCAAAGGCTGCGCCGTCGATCCTGTTCATTGACGAAATCGATTCGATCGCGCCGAAGCGTGGGCAGGTGCAGGGCGAGGCTGAAAAGCGCCTCGTTGCGCAGCTGTTGACGCTGATGGACGGGCTGGAGCCGCGAACGAACCTTGTCGTGATCGCCGCGACCAATCGCCCCGATGCCATCGACGAGGCACTGCGTCGTCCCGGCCGTTTCGATCGAGAAATTGTGATCGGCGTTCCTGACGAGAGCGGGCGGCGCGAAATCCTTGGCATCCACACACGCGGCATGCCGCTGGCTGAGAATGTCGACCTAGCGGAACTCGCGCGCACGACCTTTGGCTTCGTCGGCGCTGACATGGCGGCTCTGACGCGTGAAGCTGCGATCGAGGCGGTGCGGCGGATCATGCCGAAGCTCGATTTGGCCGAAGGGACGATCCCGGCCGAGGTGCTCGAAGAACTGCGCGTGACACGCGAGGACTTCAATAACGCGCTGAAACGCGTGCAGCCGTCGGCTATGCGCGAAGTGATGGTGCAGGCGCCGAAAACGCGCTGGAGCGACATCGGCGGGCTCGATGCTGCACGCGACAAGCTGATCGAAGGGATCGAGCTGCCGCTGAAGAATCCCGAGGCATTCCGCCGGCTCGGTATTCGTGCGGCAAAAGGTTTTCTGCTCTACGGCCCGCCCGGAACCGGAAAAACCTTGCTCGCAAAGGCCGCGGCACGCGAATCTGATGCCAATTTCATTTCGATCAAATCGTCGGATCTGCTCTCGAAATGGTATGGCGAGAGCGAGCAGCAGATTGCGCGGCTTTTTGCGCGCGCGCGCGCGGTGGCGCCGACGATCATCTTCATCGACGAACTCGATAGCCTGGTGCCCGCGCGTGGCAGCGGGGCATCGGGCGAACCGCAGGTGACCGAACGTGTCGTCAACACGATCCTCGCCGAGATGGACGGGATTGAGGAGATGCAGTCGGTGGTCGTCATCGGCGCCACGAACCGCCCGAACCTGATCGATCCGGCGCTGCTTCGCCCGGGCCGGCTCGATGAGCTGATCTATGTGTCGGTGCCGAACGCGGAAGGCCGCAAGCGCATCCTTGAAATCCAGACGGGCAAGATGCCGCTGGCGAAAGATGTGGACCTTACGGTGCTAGCTGAAAAGTCGGATCGCTTTACCGGCGCTGACTTGGAGGATCTGACACGCCGCGCCGGTCTTGCTGCGCTCAAACGCTCGCTCGACAGCGACACGGTGACGATGGCGGATTTCGAAACCGCGCTGAAGGACACCCGCGCCTCGGTCACCGAGGCGATGGAAAAGGATTATGAAAAGATCCAGGGCGAGATCAAGCAGGCCGCGATGAGCGTCGATCCGATCGGCTTCTTCGCGCCCGGCATGCTCAAGCCCGTCCGCGAGCGCAAGCACGACGACGCGACCGACTAA
- a CDS encoding DUF11 domain-containing protein: MIGKKWDILAAAALVAIGAQPALAQNGGELTSKVELEKSTPGQDGQPATKTYVTPDVVVPGDRVRISVIFTNNGTKAASGVVIANPIPQALMFDGTTDQAGFGVSTDGGKSFGALASLTVPVEGAPPRPATASDVTHVRWQWSDAIAPGQSRSVAFFGRVR; encoded by the coding sequence ATGATAGGCAAGAAGTGGGATATTCTGGCTGCGGCTGCGCTCGTCGCGATCGGCGCGCAACCGGCGCTCGCGCAGAATGGCGGGGAGCTGACAAGCAAGGTCGAACTGGAAAAATCGACCCCAGGTCAAGACGGGCAGCCTGCGACCAAAACTTATGTCACGCCCGACGTCGTTGTTCCGGGCGACAGGGTACGCATCTCGGTTATCTTCACGAACAACGGCACAAAGGCCGCGTCGGGTGTCGTCATCGCCAATCCGATCCCGCAAGCGCTGATGTTCGACGGCACGACCGATCAAGCGGGCTTCGGCGTCTCCACCGACGGTGGCAAGAGTTTTGGCGCTTTGGCCTCGCTGACCGTTCCGGTCGAAGGCGCCCCGCCCCGCCCTGCGACCGCTTCCGACGTCACCCACGTCCGCTGGCAATGGTCCGACGCGATTGCACCGGGGCAGAGCCGGTCGGTCGCCTTTTTCGGGCGCGTACGGTAA
- a CDS encoding DUF3800 domain-containing protein yields MTIYCDESGGLNTGVMTFSAVMLTPKAAADIHARFRSVTGLRGELKGSRISIVERAYLLELFDRAGGRAWVAVAERDKLVQNPGGTLPSDLALYGALLNSAVGHWLPETGGVCTDVVIDDGRYDPKILSHVREEIQAGLGQWGRASLADSKRSDGVQIADVIANSLFNIKVGSPRAYRIQRILEPMLASKAIRIAELTHLP; encoded by the coding sequence ATGACCATCTATTGCGATGAATCGGGCGGCCTCAACACTGGCGTGATGACCTTTTCGGCCGTGATGCTGACGCCCAAGGCGGCCGCCGACATCCACGCACGCTTTCGCAGCGTGACCGGGCTCCGCGGTGAGCTGAAAGGCAGCCGGATCAGCATCGTCGAGCGCGCCTATCTGCTCGAGCTCTTCGACCGCGCGGGCGGCCGCGCTTGGGTCGCCGTCGCCGAGCGCGACAAGCTCGTACAGAACCCAGGCGGCACCCTGCCCAGCGACCTCGCGCTTTACGGCGCATTGCTCAACAGCGCCGTGGGTCACTGGCTGCCCGAAACGGGAGGCGTCTGCACCGACGTCGTGATCGACGACGGGCGCTATGACCCGAAGATATTGTCGCATGTGCGCGAAGAGATACAGGCGGGGCTCGGCCAATGGGGCCGCGCATCGCTGGCCGACAGCAAGCGCAGCGACGGCGTCCAGATCGCCGACGTGATCGCGAACAGCCTGTTCAATATCAAGGTCGGCTCGCCGCGCGCCTATCGTATCCAGCGGATACTGGAACCCATGCTGGCATCGAAGGCGATCCGCATCGCCGAGCTGACCCACCTGCCATGA
- a CDS encoding LysR substrate-binding domain-containing protein translates to MPRLPPISSMEAFLEVARHGTVKAAAIELGLSMPALSRRIQTLEHAVGRPLFNRHHHGLSLTEAGRALHEQLSPILDELRTVIEQVGSPDASLRLHLNVLPLFAQQRLFPRLPELRSKHPELHIDIDTMSHAEARLGDGIDAAIALARSIDPVLYAARLDQDKVFPIASRTLTDGDRAITVPEQMQRMTILLHREMPETFTEWKKAIGMPYLEPAGIDYFDSGPLMLEAAAQGIGVAFMHGHHFDDAHDPRLVRLFDFDVDSPYSYWFVCRPRALRQPAVKLFHDWLLAAKI, encoded by the coding sequence ATGCCACGCCTTCCCCCCATCAGCAGCATGGAAGCCTTTCTGGAGGTCGCCCGCCACGGCACGGTCAAGGCGGCCGCAATCGAGCTCGGCTTGTCGATGCCCGCGCTATCGCGCCGCATCCAGACGCTCGAACATGCCGTCGGCCGGCCGCTGTTCAACCGCCATCATCACGGGCTCAGTCTGACCGAAGCGGGCCGGGCGCTGCACGAACAATTGTCGCCGATCCTCGACGAACTGCGCACGGTGATCGAACAGGTCGGTAGCCCCGACGCCTCGCTCCGCCTGCACCTCAACGTCCTGCCGCTCTTTGCGCAGCAGCGCCTGTTTCCGCGCCTTCCCGAACTGCGCAGCAAACATCCCGAACTCCATATCGACATCGACACCATGTCGCATGCCGAAGCGCGGCTGGGTGACGGCATCGACGCCGCAATCGCCCTCGCCCGCTCGATCGACCCCGTGCTCTATGCGGCACGGCTCGACCAGGACAAGGTGTTCCCGATTGCGTCGCGGACGCTGACCGACGGTGACCGCGCGATCACCGTGCCCGAACAGATGCAGCGGATGACGATCCTGCTCCACCGCGAGATGCCCGAGACCTTTACCGAATGGAAGAAGGCGATCGGCATGCCCTATCTGGAACCGGCGGGGATCGATTATTTCGATTCGGGGCCACTGATGCTGGAGGCCGCGGCGCAGGGGATCGGCGTCGCCTTCATGCACGGCCATCATTTCGACGACGCGCACGATCCGCGCCTCGTCCGCCTGTTCGATTTCGACGTCGACAGCCCGTACAGCTATTGGTTCGTGTGCCGCCCGCGCGCGCTGCGCCAGCCGGCGGTGAAATTGTTCCACGACTGGCTGCTCGCGGCAAAAATCTGA
- a CDS encoding phospholipase D-like domain-containing protein, with translation MTGMMTEAHSNVDLSQRLTADVAGHRVALIFDGEERLARLLELINGAAHSIDIIMYIFEADAAGTRIVDALLLAAKRGVRVRAVIDSFGSGDTPDGLFAPLREAGGSVTFFSRRWRSTYLIRNHQKLILIDEYIAITGGFNIANAYLSPPRGDCWFDIGMIVRGPTVARATQWFAEIHDYTVNDDGKLLMLRRLIREWPVDGGAVSWLVGGPTQRLSPWARAVRADLEDARQLDMAMAYFSPGQGMLRRLARVAQRGRARFVMAGKSDNPATIGASRLLYGYLLRKTAAVWEYQPCKLHMKLIVIDDVVYIGSANFDVRSLFVNVEVMVRIADAGFAEKMRNFLGQLRPDCEVVTPDSHKARASWLTRLRWTLAWFVVGVVDYTVSRKLNFGLGDPDPEV, from the coding sequence ATGACCGGGATGATGACCGAGGCCCATAGCAATGTCGATTTGTCGCAGCGATTGACAGCCGACGTGGCCGGGCACCGGGTCGCGCTGATTTTCGACGGCGAAGAGCGACTTGCGCGCCTGCTCGAACTCATCAACGGCGCGGCGCACAGCATCGACATCATCATGTATATTTTCGAGGCCGATGCGGCGGGCACCCGCATCGTCGATGCCTTGCTGCTTGCCGCGAAGCGCGGCGTTCGCGTGCGCGCCGTCATCGACAGCTTTGGGTCGGGCGACACGCCCGACGGCCTGTTCGCACCGCTGCGCGAAGCGGGCGGCAGCGTCACCTTCTTTTCGCGGCGCTGGCGCTCGACCTATTTGATCCGCAACCATCAGAAGCTGATCCTGATCGACGAATATATCGCTATCACCGGCGGGTTTAACATCGCCAACGCCTATCTCAGCCCGCCGCGCGGCGACTGCTGGTTCGATATCGGCATGATCGTCAGGGGACCGACCGTCGCGCGCGCGACGCAATGGTTCGCCGAAATCCACGATTACACCGTCAACGACGACGGCAAGCTGTTGATGCTGCGGCGGCTGATACGCGAATGGCCGGTCGACGGCGGCGCGGTGTCGTGGCTGGTCGGCGGGCCGACCCAGCGGCTGTCGCCATGGGCGCGCGCGGTGCGCGCCGATCTCGAAGACGCGCGGCAACTCGACATGGCGATGGCCTATTTTTCGCCCGGCCAAGGCATGCTTCGCCGGCTCGCGCGCGTCGCGCAACGCGGGCGCGCGCGATTTGTCATGGCGGGCAAGTCGGACAATCCCGCGACGATCGGCGCATCGCGGCTGCTCTATGGCTATTTGCTGCGCAAGACCGCCGCTGTCTGGGAATATCAGCCGTGCAAATTGCATATGAAGCTGATCGTCATCGACGATGTCGTCTATATCGGATCCGCCAATTTCGACGTCCGTAGCCTGTTCGTGAATGTCGAGGTGATGGTTCGCATCGCCGACGCGGGCTTCGCCGAAAAGATGCGCAATTTCCTCGGCCAGTTGCGACCCGATTGCGAGGTCGTTACGCCGGATTCGCACAAGGCGCGCGCCAGCTGGCTGACGCGGCTTCGCTGGACGCTCGCATGGTTCGTCGTCGGCGTCGTCGACTATACGGTATCGCGAAAATTGAACTTCGGGCTCGGCGACCCCGACCCGGAAGTTTAG
- a CDS encoding class I SAM-dependent methyltransferase: MTNPRAQAQEKKAPLGRRLREGLKRFFGPWGMFVRGFIKHPVMVGSIVPSSPTLIRHMLKPVDWKNTKLFVEYGPGVGTFCRPVLERMSGDATLIAIDTNEDFIDYLRKDIRDSRFIAVHGSAADVEEIVRAHGFEQADYVLSGLPFSTLPAGVGPAIAAATHRVLRPGGAFLVYQFRARARDFLAAHFSRIDNAFEWVNVPPCFLFWGWKD, encoded by the coding sequence ATGACCAATCCGCGGGCGCAGGCCCAAGAAAAGAAAGCTCCGCTAGGCCGTCGGCTGCGCGAGGGCCTCAAACGCTTTTTCGGGCCGTGGGGCATGTTCGTCCGCGGCTTTATCAAGCATCCGGTGATGGTCGGGTCGATCGTGCCGTCGTCACCGACACTGATCCGCCACATGCTGAAGCCCGTCGACTGGAAGAACACGAAATTGTTCGTCGAATATGGCCCCGGGGTCGGCACCTTCTGCCGCCCCGTACTTGAGCGTATGTCGGGCGACGCGACGCTGATCGCGATCGACACCAACGAGGATTTTATCGACTATCTCCGGAAGGACATCCGCGACAGCCGTTTCATCGCGGTCCACGGCTCCGCCGCCGACGTCGAGGAAATCGTGCGCGCGCACGGCTTCGAACAGGCCGATTATGTGCTCTCGGGGCTGCCGTTCTCGACGCTGCCCGCGGGTGTCGGTCCGGCGATTGCCGCCGCGACGCACCGTGTGCTTCGCCCCGGCGGCGCTTTTCTCGTCTATCAGTTCCGCGCCCGCGCGCGGGATTTCCTCGCGGCGCATTTCAGCCGCATCGACAATGCGTTCGAATGGGTCAACGTCCCGCCCTGTTTCCTGTTCTGGGGCTGGAAGGACTAA
- the ftsH gene encoding ATP-dependent zinc metalloprotease FtsH: protein MQDDKEPQGNPWMKSVMIWSGILLAMLLVASMFGGASQPVGSPLAYSEFRQKIQEGSVKDVVLSEDKATGTLSNGDRFSANIVRDPELLKLLNDNGVKYDGKAPDTGNLWVYLLMQSLPFILILGIAFFVFRQVQKNNGSGAMGFGKSRAKMLTEKQGRVTFDDVAGIDEAREELEEIVEFLRDPTKFSKLGGQIPKGALLVGSPGTGKTLLARAIAGEAGVPFFTISGSDFVEMFVGVGASRVRDMFEQAKRNAPCIVFIDEIDAVGRHRGAGLGNGNDEREQTLNQLLVEMDGFEANEGIIIVAATNRPDVLDPALLRPGRFDRQVVVPRPDIEGRQKILEVHTRKKPLAPDVDLRRVARGTPGFSGADLANLCNEAALLAARKGKRLIANDEFEEAKDKVMMGAERRSMVMTEDEKKATAYHEAGHALVSLHVEHNDPLHKVTIIPRGRALGVTWNLPERDRYSQNMKQMKARLALCFGGRIAEQLIYGKDELNTGASNDIQQATDMARAMVMEYGMSEKLGWLRYRDNQDEVFLGHSVSRAQNMSEETAKLIDAEVRRLVEEGEKVARKVLTDNLDELHLLAGALLEYETLSGEEAKRAIKGEDIGREDDASKRGTPVSGHAGGIPQIKRKPRPFGDANPQGV, encoded by the coding sequence ATGCAGGACGACAAGGAACCGCAGGGCAATCCCTGGATGAAGAGCGTGATGATCTGGAGCGGCATCCTGCTTGCCATGCTCCTCGTCGCCTCGATGTTCGGCGGCGCCTCGCAGCCTGTCGGCAGTCCGCTTGCCTATTCCGAGTTCCGCCAAAAGATCCAGGAAGGCAGCGTCAAGGACGTGGTCCTGTCCGAAGACAAGGCGACGGGTACGCTGTCGAACGGCGACCGTTTCAGCGCGAACATCGTGCGCGATCCCGAACTGCTGAAACTGCTCAACGACAATGGCGTCAAATATGACGGCAAGGCGCCCGACACTGGGAACCTGTGGGTCTATCTGCTCATGCAGTCGCTGCCGTTCATCCTGATCCTCGGCATCGCTTTCTTCGTGTTCCGTCAGGTTCAGAAGAACAATGGCTCGGGCGCGATGGGCTTTGGCAAGTCGCGCGCGAAAATGCTCACCGAGAAACAGGGTCGCGTGACCTTCGACGACGTCGCCGGCATCGACGAAGCGCGCGAAGAGCTCGAAGAAATCGTGGAATTCCTGCGCGATCCGACCAAATTCTCCAAGCTCGGTGGCCAGATTCCCAAGGGCGCATTGCTCGTCGGTTCGCCGGGCACGGGTAAGACGCTGCTCGCCCGCGCGATCGCGGGTGAAGCGGGCGTTCCCTTCTTCACCATTTCGGGTTCGGACTTCGTCGAAATGTTCGTCGGCGTCGGCGCTTCGCGCGTCCGTGACATGTTCGAACAGGCAAAGCGCAACGCGCCGTGCATTGTGTTCATCGACGAAATCGACGCGGTCGGCCGCCATCGCGGCGCCGGTCTCGGCAATGGCAATGACGAGCGCGAACAAACGCTCAACCAGCTGCTCGTCGAAATGGACGGCTTCGAAGCGAATGAGGGCATCATCATCGTTGCGGCGACGAACCGCCCCGACGTGCTCGATCCCGCGCTGCTGCGTCCGGGCCGCTTCGACCGTCAGGTCGTCGTGCCGCGCCCCGACATCGAGGGCCGCCAGAAGATCCTCGAAGTCCACACGCGCAAGAAGCCGCTCGCACCCGACGTCGACCTCCGCCGTGTCGCGCGCGGAACCCCGGGATTCTCGGGCGCCGATCTGGCTAATCTTTGCAACGAAGCGGCGCTGCTTGCCGCGCGCAAGGGCAAGCGCCTGATCGCCAACGACGAGTTCGAAGAGGCGAAGGACAAGGTCATGATGGGCGCCGAACGCCGCTCGATGGTCATGACCGAGGACGAGAAGAAGGCAACCGCCTATCACGAAGCCGGCCACGCGCTCGTGTCGCTCCACGTCGAGCACAACGACCCGCTGCACAAGGTGACCATCATCCCGCGCGGCCGCGCGCTGGGCGTGACGTGGAACCTGCCCGAACGCGACCGCTATTCGCAGAATATGAAGCAGATGAAGGCGCGCCTCGCGCTCTGCTTCGGCGGGCGCATCGCTGAACAGCTGATCTACGGCAAGGACGAGCTCAACACCGGCGCGTCGAACGACATCCAGCAGGCGACCGACATGGCGCGCGCCATGGTCATGGAATATGGCATGTCGGAAAAGCTCGGCTGGTTGCGCTATCGCGACAATCAGGACGAGGTCTTCCTCGGCCACAGCGTGTCGCGCGCGCAGAATATGTCGGAAGAAACGGCCAAGCTGATCGACGCCGAAGTCCGCCGTCTGGTCGAAGAAGGCGAGAAAGTCGCGCGCAAGGTGCTGACCGACAATCTCGACGAGCTCCACCTGCTCGCCGGTGCGCTGCTCGAATATGAGACGCTGTCGGGCGAAGAAGCAAAGCGCGCGATCAAGGGCGAAGACATCGGCCGCGAAGACGACGCCAGCAAGCGCGGCACCCCGGTGTCGGGACACGCCGGCGGCATCCCGCAGATCAAGCGCAAACCTCGTCCGTTCGGCGACGCCAACCCGCAGGGAGTCTAG